The following coding sequences lie in one Anolis carolinensis isolate JA03-04 unplaced genomic scaffold, rAnoCar3.1.pri scaffold_11, whole genome shotgun sequence genomic window:
- the galk2 gene encoding N-acetylgalactosamine kinase codes for MAAQEPPIRPIPLEEEPRLLKLKKKFISKFKSTPKFYARAPGRVNLIGEHIDYCGYAVLPMAIDQDILIAAEPLNTPVIHLANANDLYADFSTNVDNIQINQTKPLWHNYFLCGFKGIEDHFNLDSPSGMNCLIEGTIPPSSGLSSSSALVCCAGLVTLMANGKTLPKVELAELCSKSEHYIGTQGGGMDQSICFLAEKGTAKLIEFNPLRATDVKLPEGVAFVIANSCMEMNKAATSHFNIRVMECRLATKLLAKSRGLDWKATQKLQDVQIKLKRSLEEMLEVVEEVLHPEPYSIEEIGENLGISPKELRSEILSQNTQDVTTFKLYQRAKHVYSEAARVLEFKKTCMEVPDDAVQLLGDSMNQSHSSCRDLYECSCPELDQLVDICLQSGAVGSRLTGAGWGGCTVSMVPMDKLETFLANVKEAYYTKRKPGLVMEESTLFATNPGGGAMVFLEA; via the exons ATGGCTGCCCAGGAGCCCCCCATCCGCCCCATTCCTCTGGAGGAGGAACCCAG ACTGCTGAAGCTGAAGAAGAAGTTCATCTCTAAATTTAAATCCACTCCCAAGTTTTATGCTCGAGCACCTGGGAGAGTCAACTTAATAG GAGAACATATAGATTACTGTGGGTATGCTGTACTCCCAATGGCCATAGACCAAGATATACTTATTGCAGCCGAACCTCTGAACACTCCTGTCATCCATTTGGCCAATGCAAACGACTTGTATGC GGATTTTAGCACAAATGTTGATAACATTCAGATTAATCAAACAAAACCATTGTGGCACAACTACTTCTTATGCGGATTCAAAGGAATTGAG GATCATTTCAATCTCGACAGCCCAAGCGGAATGAACTGCCTTATAGAAGGCACGATTCCCCCAAGTTCTGGCCTCTCCAGCTCCAGTGCTTTGGTTTGCTGTGCAGGACTTGTGACTCTCATGGCAAATGGCAAGACCCTTCCAAAG GTGGAATTGGCTGAACTTTGCAGCAAGAGTGAACACTATATTGGCACACAAGGAGGAGGCATGGACCAATCCATCTGTTTTCTTGCAGAGAAAGGAACG gCCAAGCTGATAGAGTTCAATCCTCTGAGGGCAACAGACGTGAAGCTTCCAGAGGGAGTTGCTTTTGTTATTGCAAACAGTTGCATGGAAATGAACAAGGCAGCAACTTCTCATTTCAATATAAGGGTGATGGAGTGTCGTCTGGCCACAAAG CTTTTAGCAAAGTCCAGAGGCCTAGACTGGAAGGCAACGCAAAAGCTCCAGGACGTACAGATCAAACTCAAACGGAGCTTAGAGGAAATGCTGGAAGTGGTTGAGGAGGTGCTTCACCCTGAGCCTTATAGCATCGAGGAAATTGGAGAAAACCTGGGAATTAGCCCCAAAGAGCTTCGCAGTGAGATCCTCAGCCAGAACACCCAAGATG TGACCACCTTTAAGTTATACCAGCGTGCAAAGCATGTGTACAGCGAAGCTGCCAGGGTGCTGGAGTTCAAAAAGACGTGTATGGAGGTACCTGATGATGCAGTCCAGTTGTTGGGAGATTCAATGAACCAAAGCCACTCCAGCTGCAGAGACTTGTACGAGTGCAGCTGTCCCGAACTGGACCAGCTGGTGGACATCTGCCT GCAATCTGGAGCAGTTGGATCGCGCCTCACTGGGGCAGGATGGGGTGGCTGCACCGTGTCAATGGTTCCTATGGACAAACTGGAGACATTCCTCGCAAACGTGAAAGAGGCTTACTATACCAAGAGGAAACCAGGATTGGTCATGGAGGAAAGCACCTTGTTTGCCACCAACCCTGGTGGTGGAGCTATGGTCTTCCTTGAGGCCTAA